One window of the Eucalyptus grandis isolate ANBG69807.140 chromosome 8, ASM1654582v1, whole genome shotgun sequence genome contains the following:
- the LOC104414091 gene encoding probable beta-D-xylosidase 6 — protein MPPLQFSLFILTVIFSIFTKPVTPASPPQPEFPCKPPRFHRHPFCNASFPAPARARSLVSLLTLREKIRLLSDNASAVPRLGIPAYEWWSESLHGIATNGPGVSFAAGPVGSATTFPQVLLMAAAFNRTLWSAVGSAIATEARAMYNVGQSGLTFWAPNINIFRDPRWGRGQETPGEDPMVASAFAVEFVEGFQGGRGGSEEEDDGLMLSACCKHFTAYDLEKWHDLTRYNFNAVVTQQDLQDTFQPPFQSCIQQGKASCLMCAYNEVNGVPACAMQDLLQKARVDWGFKGYITSDCDAVATIFEYQHFVKTREDAVADALKAGMDINCGSFLVRNTESAVEQGKVGEEDIDRALLNLFSVQLRLGIFDGDPRKGQFGRLGPKDVCKSEHRMLALEAARQGIVLLKNENKFLPFREDVVSSLAVIGPHARNISNMLGSYTGIPCRQKSLFEELQAYVQMTSHAAGCQDIPCNASDAFHEAVLAAKKADYVIVVVGLDLTQETEDLDRVSLLLPGQQMDLVSSIAATSKNPIVLVLTGGGPLDVSFAQNDPRIASILWIGYPGEAGGKALAEIIFGDVNPGGRLPVTWYTESFTKVPMNNMNMRADPSQGYPGRTYRFYTGDRVYGYGHGLSYTDFHYKFQSAPVKLTLLKSSRANPYRNRVLREAEGLASLDIAEIEESCDSLKFRVQISVTNVGDMKGSHVVMLFSRAPRLIRGTPQKQLIGFDRVHTFPNRSIETSILVDPCDHFSVVNESGRRTLVGGGHVLMLGDLEHIVSVELN, from the exons ATGCCTCCCCTCCAATTCTCCCTCTTCATCCTCACCgtcatcttctccatcttcaccaAACCCGTCACTCCAGCATCACCCCCGCAGCCGGAGTTCCCCTGCAAGCCGCCGCGCTTCCATCGCCACCCGTTCTGCAACGCCTCCTTCCCCGCCCCCGCCCGCGCCCGCTCCCTCGTCTCCCTCCTCACCCTCCGGGAGAAGATCCGCCTGCTCTCCGACAATGCCTCCGCCGTCCCCCGCCTCGGCATCCCCGCCTACGAGTGGTGGTCCGAGTCCCTCCACGGCATCGCCACCAACGGCCCCGGCGTCTCCTTCGCCGCCGGCCCCGTCGGGTCCGCCACGACCTTCCCCCAGGTCCTCCTCATGGCGGCCGCCTTCAACCGCACGCTCTGGTCCGCCGTCGGGTCGGCCATCGCGACGGAGGCGCGGGCCATGTACAACGTGGGGCAGAGCGGGTTGACCTTCTGGGCGCCCAACATCAACATCTTCAGGGACCCCAGGTGGGGCAGGGGCCAGGAGACGCCCGGGGAGGACCCGATGGTCGCCTCGGCCTTCGCGGTCGAGTTCGTCGAGGGGTTTCAG GGCGGTCGTGGAGGGAGCGAGGAAGAGGATGATGGGTTGATGCTCTCGGCGTGCTGCAAGCATTTCACTGCATACGACTTGGAGAAGTGGCACGATTTGACCCGATACAACTTCAATGCTGTG GTCACACAGCAGGACCTGCAAGACACATTTCAGCCTCCATTTCAGAGTTGCATTCAACAAGGGAAAGCAAGCTGCTTAATGTGCGCCTACAACGAAGTCAATGGGGTGCCTGCATGTGCTATGCAAGATCTCTTACAGAAAGCTAGAGTTGATTGGGGCTTTAAAGG ATACATCACCTCAGACTGTGATGCGGTCGCCACTATTTTTGAGTACCAACATTTTGTGAAGACGCGTGAAGACGCTGTTGCTGATGCTCTCAAAGCag GCATGGATATAAATTGCGGATCATTTTTGGTTCGAAATACTGAGTCTGCAGTTGAGCAAGGGAAGGTGGGGGAAGAAGACATAGATAGagctcttctcaatctcttttcAGTCCAATTGCGTCTTGGCATTTTTGATGGGGACCCCAGGAAAGGACAATTTGGAAGATTGGGACCTAAAGATGTTTGTAAATCTGAGCATAGGATGCTAGCATTAGAAGCTGCGAGGCAGGGAATAGTTCTCCTaaagaatgaaaacaaattCCTGCCTTTCCGCGAGGATGTTGTTTCTTCCTTGGCCGTTATTGGTCCACATGCTAGGAACATAAGCAATATGCTGGGCTCTTACACAG GAATCCCTTGCAGGCAAAAAAGCCTGTTCGAGGAACTTCAAGCCTATGTACAGATGACATCTCATGCAGCTGGTTGCCAAGACATCCCATGTAATGCAAGCGATGCATTTCATGAAGCAGTTCTGGCTGCAAAGAAGGCCGACtatgttattgttgttgtgGGCTTGGACTTGACCCAAGAGACAGAAGACCTAGATCGAGTCAGTCTTCTCTTACCTGGACAACAGATGGATCTTGTGTCTTCAATTGCTGCCACAAGTAAAAACCCTATAGTCCTTGTTCTGACTGGTGGCGGGCCCCTTGATGTTTCATTCGCTCAAAATGACCCACGAATTGCGAGCATCCTTTGGATTGGATACCCTGGCGAAGCTGGTGGGAAAGCGCTTGCAGAAATCATTTTTGGTGATGTCAATCCAG GTGGTCGACTGCCTGTGACATGGTATACGGAGTCATTCACCAAAGTTCCGATGAATAATATGAACATGCGGGCTGATCCTTCTCAAGGTTATCCTGGAAGAACATACCGGTTTTACACCGGCGATAGAGTCTACGGATACGGACATGGCTTAAGCTACACAGATTTCCATTACAAGTTCCAATCAGCACCAGTGAAGCTAACTCTGCTAAAATCTTCCAGAGCTAATCCTTACAGGAACCGAGTACTCCGAGAGGCTGAAGGACTGGCTTCCTTGGACATTGCTGAGATCGAAGAATCCTGCGATTCGCTGAAATTCCGGGTGCAGATATCCGTGACGAACGTCGGTGATATGAAGGGTAGCCACGTGGTGATGCTATTCTCTAGAGCACCAAGACTAATTCGAGGCACCCCACAGAAACAACTTATTGGATTCGACCGCGTGCATACTTTTCCAAATAGATCTATTGAGACAAGCATTTTGGTAGATCCTTGTGACCATTTTAGCGTTGTAAATGAGAGTGGCAGAAGGACGTTGGTCGGGGGCGGGCATGTCTTGATGCTGGGGGATCTGGAGCATATCGTGTCGGTTGAATTGAACTAG
- the LOC104414092 gene encoding uncharacterized protein LOC104414092, with amino-acid sequence MHARCNSVGSVRPHRQCETNSSDTTALSTLTYIYDLSSLSQRRSKIIASSVAVLRKSRAPSNSSSSSRYFLFQERWTPSTVTLTLLKDTTKVLRSWLLRSMHLLHRPGERQGFSKDVLRLSVAVA; translated from the exons ATGCACGCGCGATGTAATTCGGTGGGCTCGGTCCGTCCGCATCGTCAGTGTGAAACTAACTCCTCCGACACGACCGCTCTGTCCACGCTCACTTATATATAcgatctctcctctctctctcaaagaagaagcaaaatcaTCGCATCTTCCGTTGCTGTTCTCCGCAAATCTCGAGCTCCAAGcaactcttcctcctcctcaaggTACTTTCTCTTTCAAGAGAGATGGACCCCAAGTACGGTTACCCTTACCCTGCTcaag GATACTACCAAGGTCCTCCGGTCATGGCTCCTCCGCAGTATGCACCTGCTCCACCGCCCCGGCGAGAGACAGGGTTTCTCGAAGGATG TCTTGCGGCTCTCTGTTGCTGTTGCCTGA
- the LOC104416937 gene encoding ABC transporter G family member STR2, with protein MAHKNGHHHETVIEIPKPMNFTGGLEFSALTYTVTKEKKIDGHRFKQDVDLLHRITGYAPKGCITAVMGPSGAGKSTFLDGLAGRIASGSLKGRVSLDGMEMSPSLIKRTSAYIMQDDRLFPMLTVYETLMFAADFRLGQISMADKIQRVEKLIEQLGLSSSRNTRIGDEGTRGVSGGERRRVSIGVDIIHGPSLLFLDEPTSGLDSTSAHSVIEKVHDIARSGSTVILTIHQPSSRIQLLLDHLIILARGQLMFQGSPKDVTLHLGRMGRKVPKGENSIEHLIDVIQEYDQSEFGVEALAEFVRTGMKPPPLSDEEMSISTVTPTPPSRPRDHRNQGHDQSRDHGNGRRLHLQASVHSANDEFDHSLRSPYNNLSSTWTPSRSGVMQALGFTPSRQNAEPKMQAAMSASPGSYYAYSSEILHETPTPHSSDYTVNENDYLTPNIGLNALRSHQNLGPKFANSFFPETWMLMRRNFKNIQRTPELFLSRLMVLTVMGIMMATMFMRPKADNQGITNRLSFFIFTVCLFFFSSNDAVPAFIQERFIFVRETSHNAYRASSYTIAGLVTYLPFLAVQAGVYAAIVWKALKLRGPFLYFLLVLYVSLLSTNSFVVFVSSVVPNYILGYAAVIAFTALFFLFCGYFVNSHDIPAYWKWMNKISTMTYPYEGLLMNQYQTDATFGYNITGNDILSGLHISTHESHKWKNVLIMLGWAVLYRVLFYLVLRFASKNQRK; from the exons ATGGCTCATAAGAATGGCCATCATCACGAAACTGTGATCGAGATCCCGAAGCCGATGAACTTCACCGGCGGGCTTGAGTTCTCTGCCCTCACCTACACCGTGACCAAGGAGAAGAAGATTGACGGGCACCGGTTCAAGCAGGACGTGGACCTGCTCCACCGGATCACTGGCTATGCCCCAAAAGGGTGCATCACGGCGGTGATGGGCCCGAGTGGGGCGGGGAAGTCCACATTCTTGGATGGCCTGGCGGGGAGGATTGCAAGCGGGAGCCTCAAGGGCCGGGTCTCCTTGGACGGCATGGAGATGAGTCCTAGCTTGATCAAGAGGACCTCTGCTTACATAATGCAAGATGATAGGTTGTTCCCGATGCTCACTGTCTATGAGACGCTCATGTTCGCCGCTGACTTCCGGCTGGGGCAGATCTCGATGGCGGACAAGATCCAGAGAGTGGAGAAGTTGATCGAGCAGCTCGGACTCTCG TCATCCCGGAACACCCGCATCGGGGATGAGGGGACACGTGGGGTGTCCGGAGGAGAGCGCCGGAGGGTATCAATCGGCGTCGACATCATCCACGGGCCATCCCTACTCTTTCTCGATGAGCCAACCTCGGGCCTCGATTCGACCAGCGCCCACAGCGTGATTGAGAAGGTGCACGACATAGCTCGGTCCGGCAGCACCGTGATCCTCACCATCCACCAGCCTTCATCGAGAATCCAACTCCTCCTCGACCATCTCATCATCCTGGCCCGCGGCCAGCTTATGTTCCAAGGATCGCCGAAAGACGTGACCCTCCACCTTGGCCGCATGGGCCGGAAAGTCCCGAAGGGCGAGAACTCAATAGAGCACCTCATCGACGTCATCCAAGAGTACGATCAATCCGAGTTTGGGGTCGAAGCTCTGGCCGAGTTCGTCCGGACGGGCATGAAACCCCCACCGCTGTCTGATGAAGAGATGTCGATCTCAACGGTCACACCCACCCCACCTTCTCGTCCCCGCGATCACAGGAATCAAGGGCACGATCAGAGCCGCGACCACGGAAATGGCCGGCGATTGCACTTGCAAGCGAGCGTGCACTCTGCGAACGATGAGTTTGACCACAGCTTGAGAAGTCCTTACAATAATTTATCTTCAACATGGACTCCAAGCCGCAGTGGAGTTATGCAGGCACTTGGGTTCACTCCTTCAAGACAGAACGCTGAACCAAAGATGCAAGCTGCAATGAg TGCATCACCGGGAAGTTACTACGCGTACTCGAGTGAAATTCTCCATGAGACGCCGACGCCTCACAGCAGCGACTATACAGTGAACGAGAACGACTACTTGACCCCGAACATTGGCCTGAATGCCCTCCGATCTCACCAAAATCTCGGCCCTAAGTTCGCGAACTCATTTTTCCCTGAGACGTGGATGCTCATGCGCCGCAATTTCAAGAACATCCAGCGGACCCCCGAACTCTTCCTCTCGAGGCTGATGGTGCTCACTGTCATGGGGATCATGATGGCGACAATGTTCATGAGGCCGAAGGCGGACAACCAAGGGATCACGAACCGGCTcagtttcttcatcttcacggtctgcctcttcttcttctcttccaatGATGCTGTCCCGGCCTTCATTCAAGAGCGCTTCATCTTCGTCCGTGAGACCTCCCACAATGCCTACCGTGCCTCTTCCTACACAATTGCCGGCCTCGTAACTTACCTGCCTTTCCTCGCGGTTCAGGCTGGGGTCTATGCTGCCATCGTTTGGAAAGCCCTGAAGCTCCGCGGGCCATTCTTGTACTTCTTGTTGGTCCTCTATGTGTCGCTCCTCTCGACGAATTCGTTTGTGGTGTTTGTCAGCTCGGTTGTGCCCAACTACATACTTGGTTACGCAGCTGTCATCGCTTTTACCGCGCTGTTCTTCCTGTTTTGCGGGTACTTCGTGAATAGCCATGACATTCCGGCGTACTGGAAGTGGATGAACAAGATCTCGACAATGACCTATCCGTATGAGGGGCTACTGATGAACCAATACCAGACGGACGCGACCTTTGGATATAACATCACCGGGAATGATATTTTATCGGGACTCCATATTTCGACACATGAATCTCACAAGTGGAAGAATGTGCTGATAATGTTGGGTTGGGCGGTTCTATATAGGGTCTTGTTTTACCTAGTACTTCGCTTCGCTTCCAAAAACCAGAGGAAATGA